One genomic region from Flavobacterium lindanitolerans encodes:
- a CDS encoding nuclear transport factor 2 family protein encodes MNTNEQIIEEFYAAFAAQNAETMSSCYHPDIVFEDPAFGKLHGKDVSDMWHMLIERAKGNLNIKFANIKADGQKGTATWIATYHFTKTNRKVVNKINASFEFKDGLIIKHTDSFDFWNWAKQALGTTGLLFGWSSFLHKKVQHQALESLRKYQQKNNIGN; translated from the coding sequence ATGAACACCAACGAACAGATTATCGAAGAGTTTTATGCAGCCTTTGCTGCCCAAAATGCAGAAACCATGTCCAGCTGCTACCATCCGGATATTGTTTTTGAAGACCCTGCTTTTGGAAAACTGCACGGAAAAGATGTTTCTGATATGTGGCATATGCTCATTGAACGGGCAAAAGGAAACCTGAATATCAAATTTGCCAATATCAAAGCTGACGGACAAAAAGGAACCGCCACCTGGATTGCCACTTACCATTTCACAAAAACCAACCGAAAGGTCGTTAACAAAATAAACGCTTCTTTTGAATTTAAAGACGGGCTGATTATCAAACATACTGACTCGTTTGATTTCTGGAATTGGGCAAAACAAGCCTTGGGAACAACGGGCTTATTGTTTGGATGGTCTTCCTTTCTTCATAAAAAAGTACAGCACCAGGCTTTGGAATCTTTGAGAAAATACCAACAAAAGAATAACATAGGCAATTAA
- a CDS encoding acyl-CoA dehydrogenase, protein MTNPILNSFLPLFYIAWSDDVLTEKEATLLQESINSQDWLTKADKKELLSKINIDNPPTRTELLEWKDSIKKAVNEDSEEESLTDIALKLALLDDPKISNEKLKPLYFYLQNLEKSLGIISNEAVYAFKETHDTITSKYSTEATFSVEKLTEILDGNQAEIINTVKKVISRPTFKYETSTDIEVYREKVLKWCKILAKEGLGATAYPKKHGGQDDIEAYFSIMETLSYHDLSLVIKFGVQFGLWGMSIQSLGTEKHYAKYLKDIGSLKLPGCFAMTETNHGSNVKSLETTAIYDHKTKTFTINTPHKLARKEYIGNAARDGQMATVFAKLIIDGKDHGVNAFIVPIRDSKNNVLEGITIEDCGHKMGLNGVDNGIIYFDNVIIPKENMLDRFASINSKGQFVSPIASDNRRFFTMLGTLVGGRIGVPRSALAAAKSALTIAIRYGDQRRQFGPQGGSEVPILNYRIHQRRLMPYLAKSYAVHFALQYVTQRFVKRQESEMQEIEALAAGMKAYSTWNTRDTIQECREACGGKGYLSENRFDALKNDTEVYTTFEGDNTVLMNLVAKNRLTEFRNQFGEMNVLSLFNYVVDQAKTSITYKNPFATRNTDENHLIDSEFHIHAFTFREKEIQASAAKRIKKLLNSGLDSFDAFNIAQHHLINVSQAYLERIVLEQFQLQVENTKDEGCKAVLKKLCQLYALSTLEKNASWYLEQGYMEGVKTKAIRKSVNQLCWEIRQNAVPLVNAFNIPESCLSAPIVTKQ, encoded by the coding sequence ATGACAAATCCAATTTTAAACTCTTTCCTACCCTTATTTTATATTGCCTGGTCTGATGATGTACTCACAGAAAAAGAAGCTACCCTGCTCCAAGAATCCATTAATTCGCAGGATTGGCTGACCAAAGCAGACAAAAAAGAACTGCTTTCTAAAATAAACATTGACAATCCGCCAACAAGAACAGAGCTTCTCGAATGGAAGGACTCTATAAAAAAAGCCGTAAATGAAGACAGTGAAGAGGAATCGCTTACGGATATTGCCCTAAAACTCGCATTGCTTGACGACCCTAAAATCAGCAATGAAAAACTAAAACCGCTTTATTTCTATCTTCAAAATCTGGAGAAATCATTGGGAATCATTAGTAACGAAGCAGTTTACGCCTTTAAGGAAACACATGACACCATTACTTCAAAATATAGTACCGAGGCTACTTTTTCAGTTGAAAAACTAACCGAAATATTAGACGGAAACCAAGCTGAAATCATCAATACCGTCAAGAAGGTAATCAGCCGTCCCACTTTCAAATACGAAACCTCTACTGATATTGAAGTCTATCGTGAAAAGGTCCTGAAATGGTGCAAGATACTTGCCAAGGAAGGACTTGGAGCTACCGCCTATCCCAAAAAACACGGAGGACAGGATGATATTGAAGCCTACTTCTCTATTATGGAAACCCTTAGCTACCACGATTTGAGCCTCGTTATCAAGTTTGGAGTGCAATTTGGACTTTGGGGAATGAGCATCCAATCACTCGGAACAGAAAAACATTATGCAAAATACCTGAAAGACATTGGTTCGCTTAAGCTTCCCGGTTGTTTTGCCATGACAGAAACCAATCATGGCTCTAATGTTAAATCGTTGGAAACGACAGCTATTTACGACCACAAAACAAAGACTTTCACAATAAACACACCACACAAGCTCGCCAGAAAAGAATACATTGGTAATGCGGCCCGTGACGGACAAATGGCAACCGTATTTGCAAAACTAATCATTGACGGCAAAGACCATGGTGTTAATGCTTTTATCGTGCCTATACGCGATTCAAAAAACAATGTGCTGGAAGGCATAACAATTGAAGACTGCGGTCATAAAATGGGCCTGAACGGTGTCGACAATGGAATTATTTACTTTGACAATGTCATCATTCCTAAAGAAAATATGCTCGACAGGTTCGCATCCATCAACAGCAAAGGACAATTTGTAAGTCCTATTGCCAGTGATAACCGTCGCTTTTTCACCATGCTCGGCACTTTGGTAGGTGGAAGAATTGGCGTTCCGCGTTCCGCCCTGGCCGCCGCAAAATCGGCCTTAACGATTGCCATACGCTATGGCGACCAAAGAAGGCAGTTTGGACCACAGGGAGGCTCTGAAGTACCTATCTTAAACTACAGGATACACCAGCGCAGATTGATGCCCTATCTGGCAAAATCATATGCTGTCCATTTTGCACTGCAATATGTCACGCAACGGTTTGTTAAAAGACAGGAATCCGAAATGCAGGAAATTGAAGCACTGGCTGCCGGAATGAAAGCCTATTCCACCTGGAATACACGCGATACGATTCAGGAATGCCGTGAAGCCTGTGGCGGAAAAGGCTATTTGTCTGAAAACAGGTTTGATGCATTGAAAAATGATACCGAAGTCTATACTACTTTTGAAGGTGATAATACCGTACTGATGAATCTGGTGGCTAAAAACCGACTTACCGAGTTTAGAAATCAGTTTGGAGAAATGAATGTGCTAAGCCTTTTCAATTATGTAGTCGACCAGGCCAAGACTTCCATCACTTATAAAAATCCTTTTGCCACAAGGAATACAGATGAAAACCATCTGATTGACAGCGAATTTCATATCCATGCATTTACTTTCCGTGAAAAAGAAATACAGGCTTCTGCCGCAAAACGCATCAAAAAGCTGCTGAATAGCGGCCTGGATTCTTTTGACGCATTTAATATCGCACAACATCACTTGATAAACGTAAGTCAGGCCTATCTGGAAAGAATTGTATTAGAACAGTTCCAGCTACAGGTTGAAAACACAAAAGACGAAGGTTGCAAGGCTGTTTTGAAAAAACTCTGTCAACTTTACGCACTTTCAACACTTGAAAAAAATGCCAGCTGGTATCTGGAACAGGGGTATATGGAAGGCGTAAAAACAAAAGCAATACGGAAATCGGTAAATCAATTATGCTGGGAAATCAGGCAGAATGCCGTGCCTTTGGTCAATGCTTTTAATATACCGGAAAGCTGTTTGAGCGCGCCTATTGTCACAAAACAATAA
- a CDS encoding o-succinylbenzoate synthase → MLKASYKKYILDFKRPSGTSRGIMTHKETWFLILEENGKLGIGECGILRTLSADDRPDYEEKLKWVCENIHLGKEKLWEMLLEFPSLQFGVEMAFLSLESETPFLLFPSDFTNGKKNIPINGLVWMGEPAFMKSQIEEKLAEGFHCIKLKIGAIDFEKELRLLRFIRENYDDSTIEIRVDANGGFTSSEALFKLNQLSEFKIHSIEQPIQKNQHDSMSELCKNAPFPIALDEELIGVFDYAQKEALLQKIRPQYIILKPSLIGGFRGSEEWIALAEKYNIGWWATSALESNIGLNAIAQWTFQKQNPMPQGLGTGSLYTNNFDCPLEVKKGELVYNPDLDWNIDLLLKA, encoded by the coding sequence ATGCTAAAAGCGTCCTATAAAAAGTATATTCTCGATTTTAAGCGTCCATCAGGCACTTCCCGAGGCATAATGACCCATAAAGAAACCTGGTTCCTTATTCTGGAGGAAAATGGCAAACTGGGAATAGGTGAGTGCGGTATTCTGAGAACGTTAAGTGCAGACGACAGGCCGGATTATGAAGAAAAGCTAAAATGGGTTTGTGAAAACATACATCTTGGAAAAGAAAAGCTTTGGGAAATGCTCCTCGAATTTCCTTCGTTACAGTTTGGAGTTGAAATGGCTTTCCTGTCATTAGAAAGCGAAACACCTTTTTTATTGTTCCCTTCCGATTTTACAAATGGCAAAAAAAACATCCCGATTAATGGTTTGGTATGGATGGGTGAGCCTGCTTTTATGAAGTCGCAAATCGAAGAAAAACTGGCTGAAGGATTTCATTGCATAAAGCTCAAAATAGGAGCCATAGATTTTGAAAAAGAACTCAGGTTATTGCGCTTTATACGCGAAAACTATGATGATTCTACAATAGAAATCCGGGTTGATGCCAATGGCGGATTTACTTCAAGTGAAGCTTTGTTTAAATTAAATCAATTATCTGAATTTAAAATACATAGCATAGAACAGCCTATACAAAAAAATCAACATGACAGTATGTCAGAGCTGTGTAAAAACGCTCCCTTTCCTATTGCCTTGGATGAAGAGTTGATAGGTGTCTTTGATTATGCTCAAAAAGAAGCCCTGTTACAAAAAATCAGGCCGCAATATATCATTTTAAAACCAAGTCTTATAGGTGGTTTTAGAGGTTCTGAGGAATGGATTGCATTGGCCGAAAAATACAATATTGGTTGGTGGGCCACCTCAGCTTTAGAAAGCAATATTGGTTTGAATGCCATTGCCCAATGGACGTTTCAAAAACAGAATCCAATGCCTCAGGGTTTAGGCACAGGAAGTCTTTATACCAACAATTTTGATTGTCCGCTTGAAGTAAAAAAGGGTGAGTTGGTCTATAATCCGGATTTGGATTGGAATATTGACCTGCTGCTAAAGGCTTGA
- a CDS encoding tetratricopeptide repeat protein, with protein MLTRKITFLLFLVLAQSAFSQQDGYWDKERATTKEIIVSAGEKITVKTEDLPMGTTEIVYRITILDENQQMANSLSSLLKAIPDPSGISQGAAGAVFLTSKISGDDKCKYGIFSSNAFAKEYKEKGKTDNACLFQNSPVNKEARRLSIDKSSCLKTGQEYLWFGFESMNWIMKQKIVLEIVPWVDNKLSRGWTLENRQTIIRQIKASDLAKKMLNADDFSLCILEKMQKRYKFQEFQNLLAIEKNKAFKDFGNACLLEKPANKSILTAIRLDAMQYFKNRKYEQAIDLLQTGIMENGNASVLDYNALGQYYLYSKQFDKAMKALKEGEGKDESELLIQLNMAHVYLLKGDYKKAKEIHKKYRGQNVTPTLSWKARTQFDFDDLRKAGFVSDDFDRILKLLEE; from the coding sequence ATGCTTACACGAAAAATTACGTTTCTTTTGTTTTTGGTTTTAGCCCAATCTGCTTTCTCACAGCAAGATGGCTATTGGGATAAAGAGCGCGCTACAACAAAAGAAATCATTGTCTCGGCCGGAGAAAAGATAACGGTAAAGACGGAAGACCTGCCAATGGGTACAACAGAAATTGTTTACAGAATTACAATTCTGGATGAAAACCAGCAAATGGCAAACAGTCTTAGTTCGCTCTTAAAAGCAATACCAGACCCAAGCGGTATTAGTCAGGGTGCTGCCGGTGCTGTGTTTCTGACTTCTAAGATTTCCGGTGATGATAAATGCAAATACGGAATATTTTCAAGCAATGCCTTTGCAAAAGAGTATAAAGAGAAAGGGAAAACAGACAATGCCTGCCTTTTTCAGAATAGTCCGGTAAACAAAGAAGCCAGACGACTTTCTATAGACAAATCTTCCTGTTTAAAAACAGGACAGGAGTACTTGTGGTTTGGCTTTGAAAGTATGAACTGGATTATGAAACAGAAAATTGTCCTTGAAATCGTGCCATGGGTTGATAATAAGCTGAGCCGGGGCTGGACATTGGAAAACAGGCAGACAATTATCAGGCAGATTAAGGCTTCTGACCTGGCTAAGAAAATGCTGAATGCGGATGATTTCTCGCTTTGCATTCTCGAAAAAATGCAGAAGCGCTATAAATTCCAGGAATTCCAGAATCTTTTGGCAATTGAGAAAAACAAAGCCTTTAAGGATTTTGGCAATGCCTGTCTTTTGGAAAAACCGGCAAACAAATCGATATTGACTGCTATAAGACTGGATGCGATGCAATATTTTAAAAACAGGAAATACGAACAGGCAATTGATTTGTTACAGACCGGGATTATGGAGAACGGAAATGCCTCTGTATTGGATTATAACGCTTTGGGGCAATATTATTTGTATTCCAAACAGTTTGACAAAGCAATGAAGGCTTTAAAAGAAGGAGAAGGCAAGGATGAGTCGGAATTGCTTATTCAATTGAATATGGCGCATGTATATTTGCTGAAAGGCGATTACAAAAAGGCAAAAGAAATCCATAAAAAATACAGAGGGCAAAACGTTACTCCAACCTTGTCGTGGAAAGCCAGAACCCAATTTGATTTTGATGACCTGAGAAAGGCAGGATTTGTAAGTGATGATTTTGACAGGATTTTAAAACTGCTTGAAGAATAA
- a CDS encoding metal-dependent hydrolase, giving the protein MKITFYGHASLGIEVGGKNIIVDPYITANELASHINIEELKADYILVTHAHGDHVLDVEAIARRTGATIVSNAEIAWYFEAKGLKSHPMNHGGSWKFDFGTVKYVNAIHSSSFNDGKYGGNPGGFVIEGEHKNIYIAGDTALTFDMKLIPLRTKLDLAIFPIGNNFTMDVEDAIIASDFVECDKILGCHYDTFGYIKIDKEEAKKKFFDRGKDLMLLEIGDSIDI; this is encoded by the coding sequence ATGAAAATTACATTCTACGGACACGCAAGCCTCGGTATCGAAGTAGGAGGCAAAAATATCATTGTAGACCCCTATATAACTGCAAATGAATTGGCAAGCCATATCAATATTGAGGAACTTAAAGCCGATTATATTTTAGTGACGCATGCACACGGTGACCACGTACTCGATGTAGAGGCTATTGCCAGGCGTACAGGGGCAACCATTGTTTCAAATGCAGAAATCGCATGGTATTTTGAAGCAAAAGGACTAAAAAGCCATCCAATGAACCATGGCGGAAGCTGGAAATTTGATTTCGGAACTGTAAAATATGTGAACGCCATTCATTCCAGTTCGTTTAATGATGGCAAATATGGCGGGAATCCTGGCGGTTTTGTGATTGAAGGCGAACATAAGAATATTTATATTGCCGGCGATACTGCCCTGACTTTTGACATGAAGCTCATTCCATTAAGAACCAAACTAGACTTGGCTATTTTTCCGATAGGAAACAATTTCACAATGGATGTTGAAGATGCCATTATTGCTTCTGATTTTGTGGAATGCGATAAGATTTTAGGTTGCCATTATGATACTTTCGGTTATATCAAAATCGATAAGGAAGAAGCCAAAAAGAAATTTTTTGACAGAGGAAAAGACCTGATGCTATTGGAAATCGGGGATTCCATCGATATTTAA
- the menA gene encoding 1,4-dihydroxy-2-naphthoate octaprenyltransferase, with the protein MKHWVEAARLRTLPLSVSGIIVGSMYALAYPTANVLTPTEVFNWQLFGFAILTTLGLQVLSNFANDYGDGIKGTDNEDRIGPKRAIQSGVISPQAMKRAIIITSVLTFISAVLLIYFAFGETNIGYSIFFLILGLLAIASAIRYTVGNTAYGYRGYGDLFVFVFFGLVSTLGVNFLYSKELDYKLFLPAIAIGFLSVGVLNLNNMRDEESDRKSGKNTIVVKIGGAKAKKYHYFLVISAMILVLVFAVLNNFQFDQYIFVVAYFPLISHLITVYKNKDPKKLDPELKKLAISTFLLSVLLSLCLIFFLSDIIVNN; encoded by the coding sequence ATGAAACATTGGGTAGAAGCAGCACGTCTGCGAACATTGCCACTTTCGGTATCAGGAATTATTGTGGGGAGTATGTATGCTTTGGCATATCCGACAGCCAATGTGCTGACGCCGACCGAAGTTTTTAACTGGCAGCTATTTGGCTTTGCCATCCTGACAACACTGGGACTTCAGGTACTTTCCAATTTTGCAAATGATTATGGTGACGGAATCAAAGGAACCGATAATGAAGACCGGATTGGTCCGAAACGGGCAATCCAAAGCGGCGTAATTTCGCCACAAGCCATGAAACGGGCCATTATCATTACTTCTGTACTGACTTTTATTTCAGCCGTTTTGCTGATTTATTTCGCGTTTGGCGAAACGAATATAGGTTACTCGATTTTCTTTTTAATATTAGGCCTTCTGGCTATTGCCTCGGCTATCCGATATACAGTTGGGAATACGGCTTATGGCTACCGTGGTTATGGTGACCTTTTTGTTTTTGTGTTTTTCGGGTTGGTGAGTACGCTGGGTGTTAACTTTTTATATTCTAAAGAGTTGGACTATAAACTTTTCCTTCCGGCTATAGCGATAGGTTTTTTGAGTGTAGGAGTACTAAACCTCAACAACATGAGAGACGAAGAATCGGATAGAAAATCAGGTAAAAATACTATTGTTGTGAAAATTGGCGGAGCAAAAGCAAAAAAATACCATTATTTTCTGGTAATTTCTGCCATGATTTTGGTGCTTGTTTTTGCGGTGTTGAATAATTTTCAGTTTGACCAGTATATTTTCGTCGTGGCTTATTTCCCATTAATCAGCCATTTGATAACGGTGTATAAAAATAAAGACCCTAAAAAATTAGACCCGGAATTAAAAAAACTGGCAATCAGTACTTTTCTTTTGTCAGTACTGCTTTCATTATGCCTGATTTTTTTCCTTTCGGATATTATTGTAAATAATTAA
- a CDS encoding PH domain-containing protein: protein MRLDFTTPQRQSVTGIIVMFADTFQGVVRAMWVPLLLILFKLKQDQYLVVGLGFLGLVVLTLVIGYLKYRNFTFYLDEEKQEFVLRKGVINKSRISIQLSKIQQVDINQSIIQKIIGVYSLDIDTAGTDKKEISIRAIDQRLALLLKEKLLDYGNKEEEALDDNQEVIKESKTFLKISYNTLFKVGITSNYGRTIALLVTFVITLYQSFKDAINAFEIDEKEVDTVFERGAGFFSAGILIFGLLVLVLLINIVRIFIKHFDFVMIKQKQSLVITSGLFAKKNTLLNPDKVQITSYSQNYFQKKFRILDMNMKQASSDEVKEQKKKSNAIEIPGCNTEERDEILRIILGKIPQKGNQYRSNFRYLIFRTFSAVAFLAVILTLLHYAEIGNMGLYIPLVFVYLCLISSLIYFGYRNHALYVNQDFIIKRHGAWDVEHEIIEPHKIQAITAKQYFWHKSADVGHLILHTAAGDVDFRFGDFTHIKQLVNYWLYQVETSEKNWM, encoded by the coding sequence ATGAGGCTTGATTTTACGACACCGCAACGGCAATCGGTTACGGGAATCATAGTCATGTTTGCCGACACTTTTCAGGGTGTTGTCCGTGCCATGTGGGTTCCTTTATTGCTAATTCTATTTAAGCTTAAGCAAGACCAATATCTGGTTGTTGGACTCGGTTTTTTAGGATTGGTTGTACTCACCCTGGTGATTGGCTATTTGAAATACAGGAATTTTACTTTCTATCTGGACGAAGAAAAGCAGGAGTTTGTATTGAGAAAAGGTGTTATCAACAAAAGCAGAATCAGTATTCAGCTTTCCAAAATCCAGCAGGTTGACATCAATCAGTCCATAATCCAAAAAATAATTGGTGTCTATAGCCTGGATATTGATACGGCAGGAACCGATAAAAAAGAAATCAGCATTCGGGCAATCGACCAAAGATTGGCATTGCTACTTAAAGAAAAATTACTTGATTATGGCAATAAGGAGGAAGAAGCACTTGACGATAATCAAGAAGTAATAAAAGAGTCAAAAACCTTTCTTAAAATAAGTTACAACACTTTATTTAAAGTAGGAATTACATCCAATTACGGGCGGACCATAGCGCTTTTAGTGACCTTTGTCATTACGCTTTATCAAAGTTTTAAAGATGCGATTAATGCGTTTGAAATCGATGAGAAAGAGGTAGATACTGTTTTTGAAAGAGGAGCAGGTTTCTTTTCTGCCGGAATTTTAATTTTCGGATTGTTGGTTTTGGTATTGCTCATCAATATTGTCCGAATCTTTATCAAGCATTTTGATTTTGTAATGATTAAGCAGAAACAGTCACTGGTCATCACATCCGGATTGTTTGCAAAGAAGAATACGCTGCTCAATCCTGATAAAGTCCAGATTACATCCTATAGCCAGAATTATTTCCAGAAAAAATTCAGGATATTGGATATGAATATGAAGCAGGCGTCGAGTGATGAAGTAAAGGAACAGAAGAAAAAAAGTAATGCAATTGAAATTCCGGGCTGCAATACGGAAGAAAGGGATGAAATTCTTAGAATTATCCTCGGAAAAATTCCGCAAAAGGGAAACCAATACCGCTCCAATTTTCGCTACCTGATTTTCAGAACATTTTCTGCTGTTGCTTTTCTGGCCGTTATTTTAACCCTTTTGCATTATGCAGAAATTGGAAATATGGGCCTGTATATTCCGCTTGTTTTTGTATATTTATGTCTTATAAGCAGCCTGATTTATTTTGGTTATAGAAACCATGCACTGTATGTAAATCAGGACTTTATCATAAAAAGACACGGAGCCTGGGATGTGGAACACGAGATTATAGAGCCGCATAAAATCCAGGCGATTACTGCCAAACAATATTTTTGGCATAAAAGTGCCGATGTGGGGCACTTGATTTTGCATACGGCTGCAGGTGACGTAGACTTTAGATTTGGAGATTTCACTCATATAAAACAATTGGTCAACTATTGGCTGTATCAGGTGGAGACATCCGAAAAGAACTGGATGTAA
- a CDS encoding PH domain-containing protein codes for MEFTNETIDINQLPKFEEVHFSPLNKNYIKVVYINIAIVLLIIAIGIGVLIYFNEDFQNTQTYLVFGISYAVFALILYFSSVMAVKRRAFALRDKDILYKRGLLSTTTTVMPFNRIQHVAMHEGAFSRIYKLAQIQIFTAGGNTSDVKISGIEKEKAESIKELLMQKIQNHI; via the coding sequence ATGGAATTTACAAATGAAACCATTGACATAAACCAGCTTCCAAAATTTGAGGAAGTGCACTTTTCGCCACTGAATAAGAATTATATCAAGGTAGTCTACATCAATATTGCTATTGTTTTATTGATTATAGCTATTGGAATTGGTGTACTGATTTATTTCAATGAAGATTTTCAGAATACTCAGACCTATCTGGTTTTTGGAATTTCGTATGCGGTTTTTGCGCTGATTTTATATTTCAGTTCGGTTATGGCTGTGAAAAGACGTGCTTTTGCTTTAAGAGATAAGGATATCCTTTACAAAAGAGGTTTGCTTTCAACCACAACCACCGTAATGCCTTTCAACAGGATTCAGCATGTAGCAATGCATGAGGGTGCTTTTTCCAGAATATATAAACTGGCACAGATTCAGATATTTACGGCAGGTGGAAACACCAGCGACGTGAAAATTTCCGGAATTGAAAAAGAAAAAGCAGAAAGCATTAAGGAACTGCTGATGCAAAAAATCCAAAACCACATCTGA
- a CDS encoding 1,4-dihydroxy-2-naphthoyl-CoA synthase, with product MSSINWETVKDFEDITYKKSNGVARIAFNRPDVRNAFRPKTTSELYQAFYDAQEDTSIGVVLLSAEGPSSKDGVYSFCSGGDQKARGHQGYVGDDGMHRLNILEVQRLIRFMPKVVIAVVPGWAVGGGHSLHVVCDLTLASKEHAIFKQTDADVTSFDGGYGSAYLAKMVGQKKAREIFFLGRNYSAQEAFDMGMVNAVIPHAELEDTAYEWAQEILAKSPTSIKMLKFAMNLTDDGMVGQQVFAGEATRLAYMTDEAKEGRNAFLEKRKPNFEKKYLP from the coding sequence ATGAGTTCAATAAACTGGGAAACTGTTAAAGATTTTGAAGATATAACCTATAAGAAGTCCAATGGCGTTGCCAGGATAGCTTTTAACCGTCCGGATGTAAGGAACGCTTTCCGTCCAAAAACGACAAGCGAACTCTATCAGGCTTTTTACGACGCACAGGAAGATACCTCCATTGGTGTTGTCCTGTTATCTGCTGAAGGACCATCTTCCAAAGATGGTGTATATTCCTTTTGCAGTGGTGGTGACCAAAAGGCTAGAGGACATCAGGGCTATGTGGGCGATGACGGAATGCACCGCCTTAATATTTTGGAAGTGCAGCGTTTAATCCGCTTCATGCCAAAAGTAGTCATTGCAGTAGTTCCGGGATGGGCCGTTGGAGGCGGACATAGCCTTCATGTGGTTTGCGACTTGACATTGGCAAGTAAAGAACATGCTATTTTTAAACAGACGGATGCAGATGTAACAAGTTTTGACGGAGGTTATGGCTCGGCATATCTTGCAAAAATGGTTGGGCAGAAAAAAGCAAGGGAGATTTTCTTTTTAGGAAGAAATTATTCGGCACAGGAAGCTTTTGATATGGGAATGGTCAATGCTGTAATCCCTCATGCTGAATTAGAAGATACAGCCTACGAATGGGCTCAGGAAATTTTGGCCAAATCGCCAACTTCTATAAAAATGCTGAAATTTGCCATGAACCTTACAGATGATGGAATGGTCGGACAGCAGGTTTTTGCAGGAGAAGCAACGCGTCTGGCTTATATGACAGACGAAGCCAAAGAAGGAAGAAACGCTTTCCTGGAAAAAAGAAAACCAAACTTCGAAAAGAAATATTTGCCATAG
- a CDS encoding C1 family peptidase — protein sequence MRQTFLPIALLAFAFSAYSQKYEFQTIKDIEATPVISQDITGTCWSFSSTSFLEAEIIRTTGRKIDLSEMYNVRNTYPKKAWNYVMRQGKAQFGEGGLNHDVINSAMQFGLVPLTAYSGLVGNATKHDHSKMAKELEDLLKKYADPSKKLDPKWKTEVEAILDKYMGANVTEFTYDGKKYTPKSFLEMTKLNLKDYVTITSFTNEPYYKTFILDIPDNFSNGSFYNMPLDEFVQNVDNALDKGYTLALDADVSEKTFSGKNGIAVIPENEADEKTILTEIKPEKNITPEFRQQEFENFNTTDDHLMHIVGKVKDQKGNIYYKVKNSWGSKNLGNDGYIYMSVPYLRLKAISVLLHKDGLLKKTKKELGV from the coding sequence ATGAGACAGACTTTCTTACCTATTGCTTTGCTTGCATTTGCTTTTTCAGCATATTCTCAAAAGTATGAGTTCCAAACCATTAAAGATATAGAAGCGACTCCTGTGATTTCTCAGGACATTACCGGAACCTGCTGGAGCTTTTCTTCTACTTCTTTCTTAGAAGCTGAAATTATCAGAACAACAGGCAGGAAAATCGACCTTTCTGAAATGTACAATGTGCGTAATACCTATCCTAAAAAGGCATGGAATTATGTAATGCGTCAGGGAAAAGCACAATTTGGCGAAGGCGGTCTAAACCATGATGTTATCAATAGCGCTATGCAATTTGGTCTTGTGCCTTTGACAGCCTATTCCGGTTTGGTAGGAAATGCAACCAAGCACGACCATTCTAAAATGGCAAAAGAACTGGAAGATTTGCTGAAAAAATATGCCGACCCTTCCAAAAAACTGGATCCGAAATGGAAAACTGAAGTTGAAGCCATATTGGACAAATATATGGGAGCTAATGTAACCGAGTTTACTTACGACGGAAAAAAATATACGCCAAAGAGCTTCCTGGAAATGACCAAACTAAATCTTAAAGATTATGTGACAATCACTTCTTTTACCAACGAGCCTTACTACAAGACTTTTATTCTGGATATCCCTGACAATTTTTCTAACGGAAGCTTTTACAATATGCCTCTTGACGAGTTTGTACAAAACGTTGATAACGCTTTAGACAAGGGCTACACGCTGGCTTTGGATGCCGATGTAAGTGAAAAAACCTTTTCCGGAAAAAATGGAATTGCTGTAATCCCGGAAAACGAAGCGGATGAAAAGACGATTCTTACTGAAATTAAGCCGGAAAAGAACATCACTCCTGAATTCCGCCAGCAGGAATTTGAAAACTTCAATACTACAGACGACCACCTGATGCATATTGTTGGTAAAGTAAAAGACCAAAAAGGCAATATCTATTATAAGGTAAAAAATTCATGGGGTTCAAAGAATCTTGGAAATGACGGTTATATCTACATGAGTGTTCCTTACCTAAGATTAAAAGCCATTTCTGTACTATTGCACAAAGATGGACTTTTGAAGAAAACCAAAAAAGAATTAGGCGTCTAA